In Artemia franciscana unplaced genomic scaffold, ASM3288406v1 Scaffold_1033, whole genome shotgun sequence, the following proteins share a genomic window:
- the LOC136042297 gene encoding uncharacterized protein LOC136042297, with protein MESKKSSDTEDISSHISHTGISQVNNSLYFEHSVKSRTRSKLAKSANASKSKSQGSLSRKREGNQGTEISSKSVKDSASSSKKKPAEKQHLLTTDSLLETYFKAYRVMESVFADLDDNTGQILKTDKEEANTSNHSEKLTLLEFRQRVVRRLVSVQQSKRKNGSTF; from the exons ATGGAATCAAAGAAGAGCTCAGACACGGAAGACATCAGTTCGCATATTAGCCATACTGGCATTTCGCAAGTTAATAATTCCTTGTACTTTGAGCACTCAGTCAAAAGTCGGACTAGATCTAAATTGGCAAAATCTGCTAATGCCAGTAAAAGTAAAAGCCAAGGCTCACTTTCGAGAAAGCGGGAAGGTAACCAGGGGACTGAGATATCATCCAAAAGCGTGAAAGACTCAGCTTCTTCAAGCAAGAAAAAGCCTGCCGAGAAGCAGCATTTGCTTACTACAGATTCATTACTAGAAACTTATTTCAAGGCTTACCGTGTTATGGAATCAGTATTTGCTGACTTAGATGACAATACAggccaaattttgaaaacagacAAAGAAGAAGCAAACACTTCTAATCATTCAG AAAAATTGACACTGCTTGAGTTTCGGCAAAGGGTCGTGAGAAGACTCGTGTCTGTGCAACAGTCGAAGAGGAAAAATGGAAGCACTTTTTAG